Genomic window (Nicotiana sylvestris chromosome 7, ASM39365v2, whole genome shotgun sequence):
tatggcgccattagatatggcgctatctaatatagcgccataaataatggggtcattgtagttattttgtgtgctaaaaatttcccccaagaaatatttcattaaaagtaagtaaggtttttattataagcaaatagttcacaaatggctcaacctggtcgtccaccaatttgcttatgtggaaaaccatgcatgatggattgtgggtgggaaggtgctaacgttggacgccgctattggtgttgtatgaacaagttgtacaagcaacccgacgaacctacttgtgaatttgatgaatgggctgaggaaccatgttatcaggaaagctacagggatagattacaggaatttcataatatgttgttataccagcatagaatacaaaaggagggagatagaattattacagaaatgagggagaaactgaaggaggtggaagataaaaaatggagagcagaatggaattgtgaagcacacaaggaacgcaacgaaaaatataaacgggaacttgcggaggtgaaggcgagagtgaaagagttagaagaagaaaaagaacaaatggaagaacgatttaagtggttggagcgaagaataaatgacaactgaggatggagcattgacgtgtatgtgtttagtgtcattttcatatgtcatgtatttttattatgttggcctgttatgtttgtgtttgtgttgtagtaatgttttccttgtttgttgtactaaattttattttaatttaagtggaagttaagtttaagttgttgtgttactataccaaaaactataaaacgaaatgagaactaaaaaaaagtaactgtcatattcgactaaatattgttgttaatgtacaaaaaaatattatttacaccaaaaaaacaaaaatatggaagactGAATCAATGTATCCCGCATCCGATGTGTCTCAAAGTAGCCGGCCAATGCTAatgatcctatataatcccatctctTCTAGGTGATGGACCACAtggggatgtagaacgcggggagaagtcaaaaactcccacaataaatccactcttctgccccgaaaagtctgcgtaagcaaccccccccccccatatatgctcggatctatgctggggctgtaggggtagtagctccgacgtccgagggccgggatgtataggtgcATCCATATCGTCAACTgcaaattcataatttttaataactatcattaaaatttatgtgtgttttttataatttaaatttatattttttaacaacttaattgtaaaaattatatacatacttatgggtttcgtgcctagtggtaccaaactatcattaataattttatgtttttttaataatttttattcatattttttaataatttaattgtaaaaattatatatatatatatatatatatatatatatatatataatttttataattatgggtttcgtgctagattttctgaagctcagtggtaccaaactatcattaataattttatatttttttaataatttttattcatatttatttaataactaaattgtaaaaataatatatatatatatattataattatgggtttcgtgctagattttctgaggcccagtagtaccaaactatcattaataattttatgtttttttataatttttattcatattttttaataacttaattgtaaaaattatatatatatatatatatatatatatatatatattttataattatgggtttcgtgctagattttctgaagctCAGTGTTACCAAACTATcgttaataattttatgttttattaataatttttattcatatttatttaataactaaattgtaaaaataatatatatattttataattatgggtttcgtgctagattttctgaggcccagtagtaccaaactatcattaataattttatgtttttttataatttttattcatattttttaataaattaattgtaagaattatatatatatatatatatatatatatatatatatataattatgggtttcatgctagaatataagataattaaacaattactacacaatactacgctacaaggctctacattttactacgctaaaggggtctacgttttactacgctaaaaaggtctacgttttactacgctaaaaaagtatacattttactacgctaaaaaataatctaaactaaacggcataaaaacacataaatatacatgaggatattaacaaacacattttttagactaatttacatatttttatacaacactaaaattaaatccggataaaatttaacatgctagtttcggaaaaaataaacacaaaccgaaatagaacacatacaaatcaagtaatatgcattgttataaaagtttcaacttaaaataaatcgaaatacctcgatttagaattttcgaaatgtagatagatcgaaattttgactccggaagagtgaatccacaataacacgaagctctactcgacagCGGGACCACAAATATTAAACTTTTATGTGACGGGTggacccaaaaaaaaaattaaaaaaaaatggggGCAGAATCGGTggttgggggggggggcagaAATGAAAATGAGGGAGatggaacgaagaagaagaagatggaggattagtattaaggggtatagcgccactattaatggcgctatgtctTCAGGTAATATacatatagcgccactattaatggcgctatgtaagtTTGTCAGcataacgccactaatagtggcgctatacagtaacggtacagttaacgttactgtatagcgccactattagtggcgttatatatactttggtaactttttttttttacacttatttgaaTATTTTTAGTAAAAATAAACGATATTTTGGTTCCGCACTCCCACAACAACAGCACTGCTGTGTAACGACCTGAACAAAAACAGCTGCAACTATACAAACACTGTCAAAACAGTTGCAACGAAACAGCACAGCTGTAATATTAGTTTTACGGTACAAAccaaaacatcaaaacaaaaggGTTTTGTGAGTTCCCAGATTTGCAACTACATCCAATAACCAAGATTCCTAGATTTCTAGAAATGTGGATGCCATGTCCTGTTTGAGTGACGAGAGGAGAATGGTCAAAATTTGAGCGACGAGGAGAAAGGAAGGCTAGCTATCAAGGTTCGGTATCTGAAGAAATTTAGTAGATAGGAAGAGAAAAAAAGACTCCTAGAAATGGTCATATAGATTTGATCAGGTAACCATTGCAGGATAGGTGATTATTTATGAGTTCAGTAACCACTCTTACCTTACTTTGGTCCAAGATATGCTTGTGGTCTGCTAACAAGAACAAACCAGTTAAGAAGAGACAACTGTGGATGCCATGTCACAATTTATGTGGATGCCATGTAAGCTATAAAAGCTGATATGAAGGCTTGAGTGGAGGGCCGTTTGGTTGAAGGGCATAAGTGCCCCATTTTAGCATCGGTAGGGTATTTCTAGCCAGTTTACTAACGGAGTACAAAGTGAACTATATACCATAGTTTAGGTATATTATTAAACCTTTTCCTAACTATAAATGACCAAAATTCTGAGTTGTGACACGACTCAAAGCTTCCTTCTTCGTAAAAGCCATAACATTAGCCAAATTATTTGCGCTTCAATCCTAAATTAATTCGAACTGGTTATATGAATCATCTGTACTTGCTCCGTTCTATTCGATTAACTTTTCAGTATCTGCCAGTCTATATAAGATTCCAAAGTTCACCCTGTAGACGCCTTCGCCAAACCACAGAACTTCGTCCACATTTGCACAACCCTGCAGTTCCAACCATTGAACCCGCGAGTGTTACTTGTCAATCTGATGCCAATGCAGATCAATTGTTCGATGAATTGCCTAAATGTGATGCAGTATCTGCTACAGCTTTGGTTGTCCGTTTTGCTAAATTGAATCAACACAAGAAAGCAATAACATTCTTCTCAAGAATGTTTGAGTTTTATATTAGACCCAATGAGTTCACTTTAGGCACTGTAATTCACTCCTCTGTTGTTCTGAAAGACCTTAATTCAGGAAAGCAAATTCATGCCATTTCCATAAAATTTGGCCTTCACTCAAATGTTTACGTGGGTAGTGCACTTTTGGATCTTTATGTAAAGCTAAGCAGCATTGAGGAAGCTCAGCTTGTTTTTCAGGATACCCACAAACCAAATGTGGTTTCTTACACCACTTTAATATGTGGGTATCTCAAAAAAGAGAAGTTTAATGAAGCTATTGAAATCTTTAGGACAATCCCAGAAAGAAATGTTGTTTCTTGGAATGCTATGATTAGTGGGTATAGCCAGAGAGGACGTAACGAAGAGGCTGTTAATCTTTTCGTTGAGATGTTGAGACAACGTGTTGTACCTGATCAATCGACGTTCCCTTCTTTGTTCAGTGCAGCTGCCAATATTGCAGCATTGGGAAGGGGAAAGAGTTTCCATGCTTGTGCGGTGAAATTCTTGGGCGGACTTGGTTTGTTTATAGGCAATTCTCTTGTTAGCTTTTATGCGAAATGTGGGAGCTTAGAGGATAGTTTTCGGGTTTTCAATAGACTTCCTGAAAGAAATGTTGTAACTTGGAATGCTCTAATATGTGCTCATGCTCAAAATGGGAGAGGGAAAGTAGCAATTGAATTGTTCCAGAAAATGAAAGACATGGGAATTAAGCCAAATAGTGTCACTCTTCTTGGTTTGTTATTAGCATGTAGTCACGTTGGTCTTGTTGATGAGGCTTATTCATATTTCGAGCAGGCAAGAATTCAGGATGCTAGTTTGCTGAAATCTGAACACTATGCATGTATGGTTGATATATTATCGCGTTCAGGGAGGTTTCAACAAGCTGAGAAGTTTATTCATGAGTTGCCGTTTGATCCAGGTATCGGCTTTTGGAAGGCATTGTTGGGAGGCTGCCAGATTCACTCGAATACAAAGCTAGGGGAATATGCTGCCCAAAAGGTATTGGCTTTAGAGCCCAGAGATGTGTCATCATACGTGATGCTTTCAAACGCACATTCTGCTGCTGGAAGATGGCAGAGCGTGTCAGTCGTAAGGAATGAAATGAAGGTAAAAGGACTGAAGACAGTCCCTGGGTGTAGTTGGGTTGAaattaaatgcaaaattcatgTATTTGTTACTGGAGACAACAGATATACCCGCAAGCCTGAGATTTATGAACTACTGGATTACTTTCTTATGCATGCAATGAAGAGCCAAGAAACTGATTTTTTTCACGAATCTTGATACACGGCTTCACAGGTATCAGTGAACTGTAAAGATACAAAGAACGCGGAGAAGACTCCC
Coding sequences:
- the LOC104227249 gene encoding pentatricopeptide repeat-containing protein At5g42450, mitochondrial-like translates to MNHLYLLRSIRLTFQYLPVYIRFQSSPCRRLRQTTELRPHLHNPAVPTIEPASVTCQSDANADQLFDELPKCDAVSATALVVRFAKLNQHKKAITFFSRMFEFYIRPNEFTLGTVIHSSVVLKDLNSGKQIHAISIKFGLHSNVYVGSALLDLYVKLSSIEEAQLVFQDTHKPNVVSYTTLICGYLKKEKFNEAIEIFRTIPERNVVSWNAMISGYSQRGRNEEAVNLFVEMLRQRVVPDQSTFPSLFSAAANIAALGRGKSFHACAVKFLGGLGLFIGNSLVSFYAKCGSLEDSFRVFNRLPERNVVTWNALICAHAQNGRGKVAIELFQKMKDMGIKPNSVTLLGLLLACSHVGLVDEAYSYFEQARIQDASLLKSEHYACMVDILSRSGRFQQAEKFIHELPFDPGIGFWKALLGGCQIHSNTKLGEYAAQKVLALEPRDVSSYVMLSNAHSAAGRWQSVSVVRNEMKVKGLKTVPGCSWVEIKCKIHVFVTGDNRYTRKPEIYELLDYFLMHAMKSQETDFFHES